From Xylocopilactobacillus apis, a single genomic window includes:
- a CDS encoding HU family DNA-binding protein: MANKSDLIDTVAQSTNLTKKDATRAVDAVFSSIQDILTKGGKVQLIGFGTFEVRERAARTGRNPQTGKEIQIPASKVPAFKAGKALKESVK; encoded by the coding sequence ATGGCTAATAAGTCAGATTTAATTGATACAGTTGCACAAAGTACAAATCTTACAAAAAAAGATGCTACTCGTGCAGTTGATGCAGTATTTAGTTCTATTCAAGACATTTTAACTAAAGGCGGTAAGGTTCAACTTATCGGTTTTGGTACTTTTGAAGTGAGAGAGCGTGCTGCTCGGACTGGCCGTAATCCACAAACTGGAAAAGAAATTCAAATTCCAGCTAGTAAAGTGCCTGCTTTTAAAGCTGGAAAAGCTTTAAAAGAATCTGTTAAATAG